The Setaria viridis chromosome 9, Setaria_viridis_v4.0, whole genome shotgun sequence sequence GCTAACGTGCCAGTGGTTTCTGCATGCCTTGGTAGGGTGGGACTGGGAGGAATGAGAACGGCTGAATGAGCTGTAGGCCGGCGAAACGAAACAAAAGCCCGTGATGAGTGGCCTGGTGCCAACAACTATGAATCCAGTATCCAGCCAGTGAAGAAAGCAGATCGAGCAGCAGGGCAGGCCAACGGAAAAGACCAAATTAATAAACAGGAGGGGAGAGCACGGGCTGAaggtgacaaaaaaaaaaagaagccaaGTTAAAggggcccggcccggcccggccggccggcctctaTTTAGGTTGTTCCAGCTTGTTCCATCCCATATTCCCATCATGTATATGGAGCTGTAGACGTTGTCTGGCTGCCAGTCCGCCACCAGCATCTTGCCGGACTCGTTGGTGACCGCAGCGAGAAGAACAaggctatttttttttatttttatcgcCAAATGATAGGGACTAATGGAGTTTGCACATCGGGGGGGTCATGGCCCCTATTGACCTCTGAGAAGCTCTGCCAGTGCTTAGCAATAGCCAGCCGGTGAGACTAGCCTTATTAAAAAAGTAAACATATAACAGATGGAGTGATCAACACCCTCTAGACCCTAATTACCGTCATCCTCCACGACGACGCCCTGCCCATCTACCTGTGGCCCCAATCTTGCAttctccttggcctcctccaACGCGGTCACCAGCCTCGCGAGGCACGGTCCGGCGTCCTCGAATTCGCCGGGGGCCTTGGGCGTAAGGTGCTCGCCGACGTCGACGGGCGCCATGTCCACCTCCTCGAGCAGCGCCTTCACACGGTCGCACTGCGCCTGGTGCTCCTCAACGACGCCGTCGTGGAGGTGCATCCGGGCCAGGAACTTGAAGGACTCGAAGTCGCAGTAGGACATCTCGATCTTCTTGTCCATCCGCCCCGTCCGGACCAGCGCCGCGTCGAGCTTGTCGACGTGGTTGGTGGTGAAGACGATGAGCCGCTCCTCGCCGCACGCCGACCAGAGCCCGTCGACGTGGTTGGTGGTGAAGACGATGAGCCGCTCCTCGCCGCACGCCGACCAGAGCCCGTCGACGAAGTTGAGCAGGCCGGACAGGGTGACGTTGCTCTTCGTGCCCTTCTTGTCCGGACGGCGCGTGGGGTCCTCCCCACCGTCGTcgtccttgtcctcctcctccttgctcttGCGCTTGCCGGTCAGGTCGAGGGAGCAGTCGATGTCCTCGAACACCATGATGGACTTGCTCTTGGTCTCGATGAGCAGCTTCCGGAGGTCGGTGTTGGTCTTCACCGAGGTGAGCTCGAAGTCGTAGACGTCGTACTTGAGGTGGTTGGCCATGGCCGCGACCATGGTGGACTTGCCGGTGCCAGGCGGACCGTGCAGGAGGTACCCCCGCTTCCACGGCTTCCCGACGCGGCTGTGGTACTCCttgcccttcttgaacatgtccagGTCGTCGatgatctccttcttcttcgctGGGTCCATGGCCAGCTTGTCGAACGTCTTGGGGTGGTCGAACGGGACATGGGTCCAGACGTCTCGGTAGAAACTGCATGCGGCAGTTGCATCAATTAGCAGACCTTTAATTACTTTCGTAGTGCGTTAACGTAAGTGTCTTTAATCATGTTCAAGAAAGAAAGGGTGTTCCTGCTTCTGCTTACCCATCATCATCAAAGCCTTCCCTGAGGATGTTGGTGTAGAGCCTGCGCTGGCGGTTCTGGGCCATGACGTCGCGGCCCCGCCTGCGCACGTGTGGGAGGTACTCGTTGAGCACGACGTCGCGGTGGCTCTCGTGGAAGTCCAGCCGGAAGAACCGGCGctcggcgcgcgccgcgcgcctccaTGACACGGTgtcttgcggcggcggcacggctgcCGCCGACCACCAGACCGTGGCGCCCTTGAAGACGTCGGCGACCTCCTCGCCCTTGGCCATGCTGAGCACGAGCTTGTccctgtcggcggcggcggcgtccgagcgggatccgccgccgcaCTCGGCCCTGAGGTGGCGCACGTCGCGCGTGCCGGTCGCCGTGGTGAGGTAGGACTTGACCTCGTCGAAGGCGTCGCTGCTCTTGATGCGGCCGCcctcgtactcctcgaaggtgACCGACAGGTAGGGGTCGACCGCCGCGGCaagccgccgcgcgcgccggttGAAGTTGCGGGAGAAGAACTGCTGCAGGTGGATGTGCTGCAGGTTCTGCCAGATCATGGTCCAGCACACGGTGAGAACGCTGACCAGCACAGACGCCTGGCCGAACCATGACATGAGCTCATCCATCTCTCAATGGAACGGCACCCGTTTTGTATGCTCTGCTACTCGCTAGCTAGTGGGTACTGGCTATCCTGTTCAGTTTCGAGTTCGTTCTTGCGACATGGCAATCCTATGTATAGTGGAGGTCTGGACGACGCCAGTCGCCAGGGGCGCATCTACGGGTGTGATGCGATGCACAGGGGAACACCGAGACGTTATCTAGAGGGGATGGATAGAGGAGTTTATCAACTTCAACCTAAAGCACTGCTCAGGTCAAACTGGTCGGACTGGTTCACCAAACCGGTCCACGCAGGGTGGCACACAAGTATTGCTCGAGTCCTTCCTTGACTTTTAGCACCAACCAAACTTGAAGAGTGGCTTTTGTAAATGATTTTCAACAGGATAAAGTAGTCCCTGCATACAAGACAAacacacccaagtagatcgaagCGGAAGCATATGTAAATTACTGGAAATCAACAAGTTTGTTTATCCGAAGCGGAAGCAAACCAAATGAAGACAtgaggatttgtttatccgaaATTTAGATTCACCGCAATGAATcatacgtctccgttgaggagcctatTGGAAAACGAGTTtatttcaactcccttccaacaagcCGGATCTCTTTCAACTACTTTCCTCGTCTCCACTagttgatctttttccttgcggaGGCAAAATCGCAGCCCTCACAAATTTGCCACTGCTcgccacaccttgggagctagccggcGACGCCAAGCTATCTATGTCGGTGATCAGACCCGGTAACCTATCGAGGAGGTaaccgaggtagtgttttatgcggggagctcgtcgagattaggaacatacgatttagacaggtttagtCAAGTAATTTAGAGGAAGCTCTCAATCAGGCATTAGAGTTGGACTCGCCAAATTGAACTTGCAATAGCTGAAACGGAGtcccggccggccggatcgATCCCCGCCATGGACAAGAATCCTTTGCAGCTTCTACTTCTCCTCTGCTTTAGTCCCTCCACTTCTCCTGCAACTGCAGCTCCAACCACGGCCACTCAAACTCCGGCAGCCattgttctctctctctctttcttgtcTCGCCGTTCTGATGGATCGATAAGAGGAGAAATACATTTCTACCTTTTTATCGGAGCATGGGCCCCCCAGACCGAGCTCAACACTCAAAGAAACTGGATGCGTTGGGTGACATGATTTCTAAAGTTTATGTTGGCTGATTTGGCACTATAGAAACTACCTGACTTCATGGATTGGGACTGCCAAAAAAATGTTTGTAAAGCTCGGGATTTTAGAATCTAGAAAGCAAAGTAGACAACCTCTTTTAATGTACGAATTTTGATCTCTATAAACGTGGCAGGGTTAATTTTGTCGAGGAATCACTGAAAGCAATGAGTGTGATGTCGGCAGTTTGCTAGCTAGCTCTAGGCTAGGCGagggagggggaaaaaaaagaacgtCCATCTAAGAGACAAAGGCCACATCGCCGTATATCTCGGTTCCACGCATGCGGGGCCCACGGGCAGGGGGGGCGACGACCGGAGTTGACTGGCCGAGTCCGGGTGGATGATGACCCTTGACCAGTAACCAACCGCGAGACGGCGAGAGGCCACTTTGATTCTCGCCCTGTCATGCATGTCCATGCGGGTGGAGCCAAGAATTTCGCTGCCGCCGGCACTGTCCCAGCTCTAGCCGTCGACGAGGACGCTACGGGCGCATGCGCGCGTCCCTAGCTCGGTCCGCGTCGTCTTGCTCGCGGCATCGCTTGGAATTGTCTCCTCCTAGTCTTTCCCAGGTCGTCGATCGGCGTGACGGCCGGCGTCGCATCACGCGCCTCTCGTCGTGCACTCGTGCTAGTACGGCGTTGACTGCACTCGGCGTGGCCTGTGGCCCCTGCTTGAGGTTGAGGGAGGGGCGAGGCAGAGCTCCGGCGACACCGCGACCGGTACCGTAACGCCGGTGGGCATGTGCTTTGATTATCCTcaagtcgttttggacagcaACACGGTCTCCAAAGTATTACTTCGACTCtgtgtttttataaaaatatttattaagaagtgatatattttttatgaaagtatttttcaagacaaatctatttatatgactttcacatttccaaactcaacaacttaaaagttattcatgatttatattcccaatgtttgacccAACCCTtatccaaaacgacttcctttgcgagtatggagggagtataacacAGCTCGTAGGAGAAAATAAGTGCCGGCCAATTTCCGTAATGGGGTTTTCCATAAACACCTAGCAGGCCGCTCATCGGCAACTTGGCTGATGCCACTAGCAAC is a genomic window containing:
- the LOC117836144 gene encoding AAA-ATPase At3g28580; amino-acid sequence: MDELMSWFGQASVLVSVLTVCWTMIWQNLQHIHLQQFFSRNFNRRARRLAAAVDPYLSVTFEEYEGGRIKSSDAFDEVKSYLTTATGTRDVRHLRAECGGGSRSDAAAADRDKLVLSMAKGEEVADVFKGATVWWSAAAVPPPQDTVSWRRAARAERRFFRLDFHESHRDVVLNEYLPHVRRRGRDVMAQNRQRRLYTNILREGFDDDGFYRDVWTHVPFDHPKTFDKLAMDPAKKKEIIDDLDMFKKGKEYHSRVGKPWKRGYLLHGPPGTGKSTMVAAMANHLKYDVYDFELTSVKTNTDLRKLLIETKSKSIMVFEDIDCSLDLTGKRKSKEEEDKDDDGGEDPTRRPDKKGTKSNVTLSGLLNFVDGLWSACGEERLIVFTTNHVDGLWSACGEERLIVFTTNHVDKLDAALVRTGRMDKKIEMSYCDFESFKFLARMHLHDGVVEEHQAQCDRVKALLEEVDMAPVDVGEHLTPKAPGEFEDAGPCLARLVTALEEAKENARLGPQVDGQGVVVEDDGN